Below is a window of Candidatus Bathyarchaeota archaeon DNA.
AAAACGTAAAAAGCTCTTTTAAAATAAGTTTTATTGAGCATGAAGCGGATCCATTTCAAATATCTCCTAATGAAAAGATAGTTAAAATCGTACAATCAAGTGTAAATGATGTTGTTGGAAAAACAAAAATCATGGGATTTCCAGCAGTTACAGATGCTTATCTATATAATAATGTAGGAATACCAACAATAATATTCGGTCCAGGAGATATAACTCAAGCTCATAAACCAAACGAATATGTTAAAATTTCTGAATTAATTTGTGCAGCGAAGATTTACGCCTTAATTGCAATGAGATTATTAAAAAATGAGTGAAGTTTATTCAAATTGGTTCCTTAACTATTTCAATTATTTTCTCTATAGTTTCTTTTGGTAATGGTTCAGGATGATGATCCTCCAAAATTTTCTTAGCTTTTTCTTTAGCAAGTTCTAAAGTACTTCTTTTTCCCTTTTTTATCCAAGTTTCCCATTTATTTCTTTCAGAAACTATAGGGAGCCATATTTCTTTATTAAAATACTCCCGTGTGTGTTTTTGACCAAGATAATTACTTCCAAGAGGACCAACATTTTTAATTACTTCTAAGGATTCAAGTAAAGTTTTTTCAGATACTTCTGAACTTTTAAGTATACGAAAAACCATTCCATAAATCTCGTTATCTATAATACTTTGTTCATAACTTATAGTCAAACAACTTTCAAGCATACCTGTATGCGCAGTGATAATGTTACTTCCAGCTAAAGCAGCTATTAAGAAGGAAATTGCTTTTTCATAACCCGATTGAATATCAACAATTTTTGAGTCTGTTGTTCCCATTACAGTACAGAAGGGTATATTATAATAATTAGCTAATTGAGCGGAGGCTGTAACATAGATGCTTCTTTCTGGAGCCCCAAGTGATACGAGACCAGTTTTCATGTCAAGTACAGTTGGCGCAGTTGTATATATCACTGGAGTCCTAGGATTAATCAATTGTGTAAGAGTGATTCCCGCCAAAATTTCAGCATTTTGTTGAATTAATAAACCTGAAGCGGTTATCGGCGCGGTTCCACCAGCATGAGGATCAGATTCTATTAAGATTGGGATTTTAAATTTTGCGCTTTCAACAATTACTTCTAAAACGTGTTTAGGATACTTTAAAGGGGAGGCCATATCAGCTATTATTGAAAATATAGGTTTTTTCCCAATATCCTCTATGTCTATATCGAGGATTACAGAAGCCATCCTAATTTCATCAAGAAGCTCTTTTTTTCCATCAGCTTGGTTAATAACATGTTTTTCAGTATTTTTTACAACCCCTTCATAACTTTTCTTGTATATACCCCTTAAAGGAAAATCGAGAAATCTTGTTATTGGTGTCGACATTATATGAACATTATCTAACCCATCTTGAAGTCTAGTAAAATCTTCAAGATCTTTAAAGGTGGCGGGTCTCCTGTTTCCGTCAAAATCTAAAACGGCTACAGCATTATTTCCTGAACCGTTGTAAACATCATTTTTTGACAAGGTTATTTCATTTAAGTTTCGTCCATATAGTTTTATAGATTTAGGAGTTTTTTTAAGAGCTTCTAAAACTAGCTCATGAGGTATTTTAACAATTTTAGTTTTATAATTTACATTAGCACCCATTTTCTCCATAAAGTTTAAGACGGTTTCATCATCCATTAAGATGCCTATTTCTTCCAGCACATTTAAACTTGCAAGATGTATGGAGTAAATTTGATTTTTTGTAAATAAGGTAAGACGGTTTTTAATCAAACTGTTACTCAACCTTTAATTTTTTATTAGCACTAGAATTTTCTTTTGCTAAAAATTTTGCTGGAATAGGCCTTAATGGAGCGCGAGGTGTTATCAAAATAATCTCCTCATAAGGAATACCAATTGTTCTATGTAAAATCTCTTCAATTAATCGTGAACATGTTCTCCCTTGACATAACCCCATTCCAGCTCTAGTCATTCTTTTTATAGCATCTAAATTTAGTGCACCATCCTTTATAGCTTCCAATATTTCATCTTCTGTCACTTCTTCGCAACGACATATAATTTTTCTTTTTTTCAAAAAATTCACCTCATTTTAAAGGTTTTATATTTCTAGCAACTTCAAAAAACTCTTTAGGAATTGAAACTGTAATAACCCAAGTGTGATCTTCCCCTTTATTCACTTTAATAACTTTCCCTTTGCAAACAAATTTACCCTCTCGATTTAAAACATCTACCTCTTCTCCAACATCTGGTAAAGGAATAAATTCATATGGAATAGAAATCGTAGCTTCATCCTTTGAATAATTAAGGTTTACCAGAAATATTGCTAAACCAGGACAATTAGCAATACACTTTCCACATCCAATACACTTATCTTCAATAAGCATGGGTAGATTTGTAATTGGTTCTCCAACTTTTATGGCTCCAAATGGACAAGCCTCTTCACATGGATTGCATGGGATTTCTTCAGGACATTCTATTACTGCAACAGGACCTTTAAAGAATCTTTCTTTAGATGGGTAACCTGGAGATGTCTTCACTTTGTTAAGAATGGTTTGTTCATTTAACATTTTTAGTTCGCCTTTTATATTCTTCAAATACTTTATTTTTCCCTTCTTGTCGAGGGGATCCAAAAGGACCTATTCTAAATGCTTTAAGTCTATTCTTACATTTCATTCTTTCTTTTTCAGATTCTTCTTCAGAAATATATCCTAAGGATTCAGCTGCACTTATTCCGGCAATTCTACCCTCCTCTATAGCTACTGAGGCTTCTTCAACTCCAGAAACATCCCCAGCAACATAGACTCCTGGAATTGTTGTTTCCATATCTTCGTTATGAAGGGGAATACGCCCTCCTAAAAACGGAACATATGTAAATTCACAATTTAACATTCTACATAAATCTGCTTCTGGTTTTAATCCAACAGCAATACAAATTAAATCTACATCAAGCTCTTTCTCGCTTCCCTTAATTAGGTTCCAATTTTGATCTAAAGCAGCTATTGTAGCACTTTCTACTTCTTTCTCTCCTTTCGCTTCAATTATTGTATGAGAGGTTAGAATAGGAACTCCCATCCTTAATACTTTAGCTGCATGAACAAAGTAACCTCCTATTTTAGGCATTGCTTCAACTATTGCTACAACATCTGCCCCAGCTTGAAGTAATTGATATGATACAATTAAACCAACATTACCTGCTCCTACCATTAATACTTTCTTGCCGGGAAGTACTCTATGAATATTTATCATAGTTTGAACTGCTCCTGCTCCCATGACTCCAGGAAGCGTCCAACCTGGGAAAGCTAAAGGATTTTCAGAAGCCCCAGTCGCTATTATGATTTTTTTTGGTTTAGAAATAAGAATGTCTTTCTGATCAAACAATCCTATCTTATTTTTATCAAAAACACCAAAAGCTACTGTATTTAACTTTATTACAACTTTCAAATTTTCAGCTTCACTAAGAAGCTTACGTCCTATATCGTAACCCCTAGTTCCTGCGTAATGTTCTTTAGAACCAAAAAATTTATGAATTTGTTTAAAAAGTTGTCCTCCTGGAAGAGCATTCTCATCAATTATTTCAACATTTGCTCCATATTTAGCAGCTTCAATAGCGGCTGAAAGCCCAGCTGGACCAGCCCCTATTACTGTTATTTCAGCTTCTTTCATCTCAGTTATTTTTGCTCCCATTTTCCTAAACCTACTTGAGTTTTTATTTTCATTCCATCTCTTACTGGCGTTACACAAGTTCTAACATTTGGAATTCCATCGACAGTCATTATACAATCGGTGCATCGTCCAATAGCACAAAAGACTCCTCTAGGTTCTTTTTCCTTTGCTGTAAAACGAAATACTCTTATTCCCGCAGCTAATAATGCGGCAGCTATAGGTTCGCCTTCATAAGCCTCAATTTTTTTTCCATCAACTTCTATGAATACTTTTTTTCTTTCTTTTATTTTTCCAAGAATAGGATGGTCAACTATTCTCAACTCAGCTTCTCCCTCGCTTATAATTTTTTCAAAAATTCTGCTAAAATTGTATAGTTATATGGTTCTGGCCAGTTAATTTTTCTTTTATAAAAACGAGCGGGATTAAATGGATCTAGAGGTAAAGAAGTTTTACCATTATGAAGAATATATTCTGAAACAAGTTTTCCAATAATAGCAACATTTGCCATTCCATTAGAGAAGCCTGCAGCGATTAATAGTCCTTTTACATTAGGTATGGGTCCTACACAGGGTAATCCATCTGGAGTAAAACCCATAGTACCTGCCCAGGTTCGAATTATATTAACATGAGATAAAGATGGAAATAACTTTGTGATTATGCTTGTGCTTCCCTGAATCTCCTCTAAAGAAACATCTTCTTTATAATGATCATTTCTAAATCTTGGTTGAGTTCTTAAACCTCCAACAATTACATTCCCACTTTTCGTTTGAGTAGTTGTATAAATTACATCACCTTCAATAACTGTCTCTATTGGAGATGGTTTTTCAACAGGGGAAAGTCTCTCTGTTAATATTGCAACTTGTCTAAGCGGAAGTATATCTATTTCAGGAGTTAAAAATGAAGCCCACGCATTTGTAGCATTAATTACCCATTTAGCTTTAATAGTTTTTCCTTGTACACTTACTCCTGTAACTTCTTTATTGTTTATTAAAATTTTATCTACCTTAGTGCGTGTATATATTCTTGCTTTATGTTTCTTAGCTGCTTTAGCCAGACCAAAGGTTAATTTAAACGGTTCAAGATTTCCATCTGTTGGACGGTATCTTGCCCCATAAATACCTTTTCTTAACATAGGGAACATTTTTTCTACAATTTTACCTTCTAAAAATTCTATTTCTTTATCGCCTGCTTTTCTTTGTATTTCTACTAACTCATTTAATTCTTCAGCTTCCTTTTTATTAAAAGCTATATCAAAGCTACCACATCTATTTAGTTCAAAATCGTAATCCAATTCTTCAGTTAATTCATCAAGAAGCTTAGTATTTTCTTTTGTGTAAATGAGCCTTCGAGCTATAGAGTTGGGATCTTTATCTCGTCCATCAAGCTGAATTACTTGTCCCCCATTTCTTCCAGAAGCCCCAGAAGCAATATTACGCCATTCAAAAACAACAACGTCATAATCAGCTTGAGCAAGTCTATAAGCAATTGAGCACCCTATCATTCCTCCACCGATAATTATCGCTTCGCAATTCGAAGGGAACTCCATAATCTTAAAATCACCTGAAAGTTAATTTAATTTAATTAAAATATATAAGGTTTTCGACTTAAATTTTATAAGTTTTTATTAGTATAACCGAAAGATTTTTAAGTTAAACCCAAGTATATATAAAATTTGCTTTATTAATATTTGAAAATTAAAGTGAGGGGGAATGGAAGAAAAGAAAGTATTTGTGAGAACAGCTTCTGGACTTGTAAGAGCAGTAAGCACTTTAGACGCGTTTTTCATGAGTTTCTGGGCCTTAAGTCCCTTGCTTGGTGGAGTTTTCATATTTTGGTTTTCAGCATCAGTATTTCCAGGAGGTCATCTACCTTTAGCATCGCTAGTTTCTATACCTTTTAGTTTAGCGCTTGCCTCTGTCTACGCATATTTCTGTGCAGCAATGCCCCGATCAGGAGGAGACTATATATTCGTAAGCAGAACATTACACCCAATTCTAGGTTTTTTCATGAATTTTAACTATGTATTTTGGGTTGGTATAGCGTGGTACGCATATAACGTATGGCTTACTTTAACCTTTGCATTTTCACTGGCTAACAGTATGGGATTTACAACAGTATATGAATTCTGGACACAACCTACACCATTCTTTATCGCTGGAATAGTATATATAACCTTAATGGGGATAATGATGATTTTAGGAATGCGCGTCTATACAAAAATTCAGCTTATAGCAGGAATTTTAGGATTTATAGCAACAATACTGGCTATTGGAGTATTTGCAGCACATTTAGGTGTTGAAAACTTTATTCCCCTGTTTAACTCATGGGCGAAGCAATACACAGAGGTGGAGAATTCATATAGTTATGTTATTGAAACAGCAAAAAATTTAGGCTATGGATTTAAAGGCTGGAACGGTTCTGAATTTCTTGGATCCTTAGCAGTGTTATGGTTTTTAATGTGTATACCAGTTTGGAGCAATTGGGTTGCTGGAGAAATAAAAAAAGCTGATGCTGTCAAAACTCACATGATTGCGATGGGGGGGACATCAATCTTAGCAGGGATAATTTGTGCTATATTTACAGCATTACTCATGGGTGCAGTAGGATGGGAATTTTATACATCTTTTGGCGCGCTTACATTATATCCACCTGAAGGCTGGAATGTCCCCATTACTGCAGAATGGCCAAATATTATGAGGTTAATTGAGACAAATCCAGTATTATTAAGTTTAATTGATTTAGGTTTTTTTGCAGCAGCATTCATTTTAGTTCCAATGGATATTTTACTATTTACTAGATGCGCATTTGCATGGGCATTTGATAGAGTAATGCCATCATTCCTTTCTGAAGTTAATCCTAGATTTCATACACCAGTAAAAACGATAGTGATATTCACAATATTAGGATACTTTTGGTGGTGGTTCTTTCTATATTCAGGTATGTATAGCTTAGTAGCTGCAGTAACAATTGGAGTTTCAATCTCATTTATCCTTACTTCTATATCGGCAATAGTTTTCCCATACTTAAGGAAAGATATTTATGAGGCGTCTCCGGCAAAAAAAGAAATATTCGGAATCCCTGTAATAAGTATGGCAGGTTGCATAGCTACAATTTATATGCTTATAATGATAGGAATGTACCTAGCACATCCAGGCCTTAGAGAGCTTTCAATATCTCCTGCTGTGGCAATACTAATTGCTATTATATTTATTGTTTCTATTCTTATATTCTGTATTGCACGAACATATCACGAGAAGAGAGAAGGAATAGATATAATGTGGGCATTTAAAGAGTTGCCACCTGGATAAACCTCTAAAACGTAATAAAAATTTTTTCATCCCCATTTTATTTTTTATTAAACACAAAACACATTCAGGTATTAGTGAATTAATATGGATGAGAGAGAGTTAATTCATTTGTTAAGCGCCATAAAAACATCTATGATTCAAGGAGCAAATTTTTTAATAAATAGAGTAGCTCCAAATGGTCCAATTATGCAAAAACGAAATTTAGATTATATCCATAAAGCTTGTTGGGGTATGTATGAAGCTGGAGCCCCACAAAGTTTGATTATAAAAATATTAGATTGGGTTAAACTCAATGCGCTTCAACCCAATGGAGACTTTTATTTTCCTGAAGAAGAATACGAGTATAAAAATATGCAAAGAGCTTATAGACCATTAACATTTCTTAAAGTAGCTGCTTGGTTAAATCACCCACTTTCTAAAGATCCATTAGTTATAAGTAGAATTTTACAATATCAACACGAAACTGGAGGAGTATTTAATTATATTGGTGAAGACCCTAAAATAATTGAAGAGCAACCTACTATAGGATGCTTAAATACTAGTTTTTTTGGGCATTTAATGATTGCCTTAAATAGAAGAGAAGAAGCGATAAAAGCTGGGGAGTGGATAAAAAAATTCATCGAGAAAAATCAGAAATATATGAGGAGAGGAGTAATGTACACACAAATGACTGTTAAAGGAGAATTAGTAACACATATTAGAGAAGGAGAAAAAATAATTAAGATGGTTA
It encodes the following:
- a CDS encoding trimethylamine methyltransferase family protein, with the protein product MIKNRLTLFTKNQIYSIHLASLNVLEEIGILMDDETVLNFMEKMGANVNYKTKIVKIPHELVLEALKKTPKSIKLYGRNLNEITLSKNDVYNGSGNNAVAVLDFDGNRRPATFKDLEDFTRLQDGLDNVHIMSTPITRFLDFPLRGIYKKSYEGVVKNTEKHVINQADGKKELLDEIRMASVILDIDIEDIGKKPIFSIIADMASPLKYPKHVLEVIVESAKFKIPILIESDPHAGGTAPITASGLLIQQNAEILAGITLTQLINPRTPVIYTTAPTVLDMKTGLVSLGAPERSIYVTASAQLANYYNIPFCTVMGTTDSKIVDIQSGYEKAISFLIAALAGSNIITAHTGMLESCLTISYEQSIIDNEIYGMVFRILKSSEVSEKTLLESLEVIKNVGPLGSNYLGQKHTREYFNKEIWLPIVSERNKWETWIKKGKRSTLELAKEKAKKILEDHHPEPLPKETIEKIIEIVKEPI
- a CDS encoding (2Fe-2S)-binding protein is translated as MNFLKKRKIICRCEEVTEDEILEAIKDGALNLDAIKRMTRAGMGLCQGRTCSRLIEEILHRTIGIPYEEIILITPRAPLRPIPAKFLAKENSSANKKLKVE
- a CDS encoding 4Fe-4S binding protein; the protein is MLNEQTILNKVKTSPGYPSKERFFKGPVAVIECPEEIPCNPCEEACPFGAIKVGEPITNLPMLIEDKCIGCGKCIANCPGLAIFLVNLNYSKDEATISIPYEFIPLPDVGEEVDVLNREGKFVCKGKVIKVNKGEDHTWVITVSIPKEFFEVARNIKPLK
- a CDS encoding FAD-dependent oxidoreductase — its product is MKEAEITVIGAGPAGLSAAIEAAKYGANVEIIDENALPGGQLFKQIHKFFGSKEHYAGTRGYDIGRKLLSEAENLKVVIKLNTVAFGVFDKNKIGLFDQKDILISKPKKIIIATGASENPLAFPGWTLPGVMGAGAVQTMINIHRVLPGKKVLMVGAGNVGLIVSYQLLQAGADVVAIVEAMPKIGGYFVHAAKVLRMGVPILTSHTIIEAKGEKEVESATIAALDQNWNLIKGSEKELDVDLICIAVGLKPEADLCRMLNCEFTYVPFLGGRIPLHNEDMETTIPGVYVAGDVSGVEEASVAIEEGRIAGISAAESLGYISEEESEKERMKCKNRLKAFRIGPFGSPRQEGKNKVFEEYKRRTKNVK
- a CDS encoding (2Fe-2S)-binding protein, whose translation is MRIVDHPILGKIKERKKVFIEVDGKKIEAYEGEPIAAALLAAGIRVFRFTAKEKEPRGVFCAIGRCTDCIMTVDGIPNVRTCVTPVRDGMKIKTQVGLGKWEQK
- a CDS encoding FAD-binding oxidoreductase; translation: MEFPSNCEAIIIGGGMIGCSIAYRLAQADYDVVVFEWRNIASGASGRNGGQVIQLDGRDKDPNSIARRLIYTKENTKLLDELTEELDYDFELNRCGSFDIAFNKKEAEELNELVEIQRKAGDKEIEFLEGKIVEKMFPMLRKGIYGARYRPTDGNLEPFKLTFGLAKAAKKHKARIYTRTKVDKILINNKEVTGVSVQGKTIKAKWVINATNAWASFLTPEIDILPLRQVAILTERLSPVEKPSPIETVIEGDVIYTTTQTKSGNVIVGGLRTQPRFRNDHYKEDVSLEEIQGSTSIITKLFPSLSHVNIIRTWAGTMGFTPDGLPCVGPIPNVKGLLIAAGFSNGMANVAIIGKLVSEYILHNGKTSLPLDPFNPARFYKRKINWPEPYNYTILAEFLKKL
- a CDS encoding APC family permease; translation: MEEKKVFVRTASGLVRAVSTLDAFFMSFWALSPLLGGVFIFWFSASVFPGGHLPLASLVSIPFSLALASVYAYFCAAMPRSGGDYIFVSRTLHPILGFFMNFNYVFWVGIAWYAYNVWLTLTFAFSLANSMGFTTVYEFWTQPTPFFIAGIVYITLMGIMMILGMRVYTKIQLIAGILGFIATILAIGVFAAHLGVENFIPLFNSWAKQYTEVENSYSYVIETAKNLGYGFKGWNGSEFLGSLAVLWFLMCIPVWSNWVAGEIKKADAVKTHMIAMGGTSILAGIICAIFTALLMGAVGWEFYTSFGALTLYPPEGWNVPITAEWPNIMRLIETNPVLLSLIDLGFFAAAFILVPMDILLFTRCAFAWAFDRVMPSFLSEVNPRFHTPVKTIVIFTILGYFWWWFFLYSGMYSLVAAVTIGVSISFILTSISAIVFPYLRKDIYEASPAKKEIFGIPVISMAGCIATIYMLIMIGMYLAHPGLRELSISPAVAILIAIIFIVSILIFCIARTYHEKREGIDIMWAFKELPPG